The nucleotide window GAAAGTTTTAAGGAAGAAGTTAAAAAAAGTTATTTTTAAACAATTATCATTATTTCTACAGGGGAATAAAAATATGGTATCTGACAAAACCTCAATAATCAGGGCAAGAGACGTGATGTCCAAGGGAATTGTCTCTATTGACGGCATTGCAACAGCAAGTGAGGCTGCTGCCAAAATGCGTTCTGAAAAAGTCTCTTATCTTCTTGTCAACAAACGGCACAAGGATGATGCCTGGGCCATGGTGGTTGTTCAAGATTTTATTAAAAAGGTGATAATCCCGGGTCGTTCACCGTCTGAAGTTAATGTTTATGAAATCATGACCAAGCCTGTTATTACCGTTCCGGCAGATATGGACATTCGTTACGTTGCCCGTTTGATTTACCGTGCCGGTATGCGAAGAGCTCCTGTGGAAGATTGCGGAGAGCTTATCGGTATGGTTTCCCTGGCATCTTTGATCCTTGATAATGATCTTTTTTAATATTTTTTGTTTCACGGATTATAAAATCGATATTGGCCTGATCCCTGCCTATGCATTAATCATCTCCAAGGATCAGGCTTTGATTGTA belongs to Desulfobacula toluolica Tol2 and includes:
- a CDS encoding CBS domain-containing protein codes for the protein MVSDKTSIIRARDVMSKGIVSIDGIATASEAAAKMRSEKVSYLLVNKRHKDDAWAMVVVQDFIKKVIIPGRSPSEVNVYEIMTKPVITVPADMDIRYVARLIYRAGMRRAPVEDCGELIGMVSLASLILDNDLF